In the genome of Arvicola amphibius chromosome 2, mArvAmp1.2, whole genome shotgun sequence, the window TCAGGCTGGAATAGAGGGACTGCCATCGCCAAGGAGACTGACAACGACCCTGAGCCCCATCGGCCCCAGCAGGCATCGAGGACAGTGGAACGCGGGACACCTGCGCGCACAGGTGAGAGCTGGGAGGGCGGGGGCCCGGCGGGCGGGGAACCGGGAACTTGGCACAGGGTCGCAGGGCCtaagaaggaggagggggtggggagctgggtcTGGGAAAGGATGGAGAAGGTGGAAGTGGGAAGGGATAGTAAGGAGGGCGGCTGACTTCAGGGGCAGGACTGTTGGTCGCGGGGTTGGCAGACAGAATGAGCAATCTCCTCTGTGCCTAAGTCAAAGAAACTcaagggagagaaatggaggggcCAAAGAGGCCCACTTGGTGGGAAACCTGCCCCTGTAATGTGTTCTTGAGCCCAACTCCCATTAAGGGCCTCTTCCCTCCAGGCCCTGCCTACTGGAAGGGATGGGTcttccatccaggtttaggaaggagGGGTGGAGTCCTGCGGCTGACTTCCAGCTCCATggtggtgtcctcagaggctggGAAAGACTGATATTAGTAGGAGACCAGAGCGCTGCTGCTGCTAGGCTCGCCTCTAACGACCCTGTCTGACAGCTCTCCCAACTTCACCAGCGTCACCAGCGTGTGCGTGGCCGTGGGGGTCCAGGTAAGGGGCGTGCAGACTTTTCAgtaaagggacagaaaaaaaaggaatgtagATTCTCTGGCCTATTGGATTTCAGTGTAACTAAGAGAAAGAAGCAGTCACAAGACAGCAAGCCATCCAGTAAAGGTGGCTCCAGTGCCGTGGTCAAACTAGCTATAGCTCGTGGAATGAGAAGTGTGTGCTGCCCACTTTCCCCAAACATCTTTCCTTCTACTTTGCTCTactgtttaaaaatgtaaaagttgcCAAGCATGATGGACTATGTCTGTGATCACAGCACtctagaaactgaggcaggggaaaCCCAGATTGAAAGGCAGCCTAGCCCGCATTAAAATGTGTGTTCCAGGCCAATGTGGGttacataatcacacacacacacacacacacacacacccgtctcaaatcaggaaagaaaataaaagccatccTTAGCCCGTAGTCTGTTCCAACATGGGAGACCCACCTGGCTGTCCCTAGTCAGTCTCACCTCTTCCCGTCTGTGGAGTTCCTGCTGAGTTGTCAAAGGTAGCACAGGAAAGAGACTGTGTGTATCTAGGTGCAAGAGGACGCCTTCTACCTGGGGCTATTTAGAGCGCTAGAGATTTTCTGTGACCCTTGCTCCCAGCTGCTCTTGTGACTACAGCATCCTTTGAGACCAAAGTGGGAATATTTCCCAAATGTGAGGCAGCTGTTCCTACTCAGCATGCACCTGGACCTGCCCTTCTCCCACCAGCTGATGcacccccatcacctccccccAAGTGGTCACCATCTGACCCTCTTCTTCCCAACTCTGTCCTCTTGTCTTTCCTTGTCCCCTAACCCGTCGGGACATTCCTCACTAACCACGTCTGGGCTTTCTGTCTTGCAGGAAAGGGAACCCCCTTTCTCCCGGGCATTGGCGCTATGATTCTCTGGGGGTAACCCAGGATAGAAGTAATGCAAGCCTTTGGTCCTCCAAATGAGGGCCCCCTCCAAGGTCTGGTTGCTTCCCGAATTGAGACTTATGGGGGCCGACATTCGACTTCTGCCCAGAGCCCTGCTGGGAATATCTATCCCAGAGGAGGCCCTGTATTGGTAAGTCTGCCTGTGCCCGGAAGGTGACctgggtggggcaggagggaggacACAAAGGCTTTGAAGTCTGTCCCCTTAGAGTTTCACAGGCTGCTCTATTCTTGTCCCTTAACCTCCTCTGCTTTCCGGGGTTGCTGGGAGAAGAGGACCATGCCTGGGCTGGGATCCCAGGACTTCACACCCAGTCCCAGACAACAGAGTGACAGAGGCAGGAGCCCAGTGGAGCCACACCCACAGAGGAAGGGTTGGAAGGCATTTCTGAGCTACTAGTGCGGTGGGAAAGGCATCTCTCAGGCTCTACATGTGAGGAAGCTGGGAGGAGTCAAAAGCTTCCTGAGTCAGGACTGAAGAAGAGCAAAGGTTCAGGGTGCCCCGTTCtcacagggaggagggagtggagagagCTGCCTTGGTCCCGCCCCTGGCTCCACCTGCCTGGCCCACCTCCAAGCCTAGCGGAGGTAAGGGGTGTGAAAGCCAGGGCCTAGGCTGTTTCAGCCCTTAGTGCTTCCTTAAGAGCAGGTCCACTTCTGGCTGGGGGCATTCCCTGCCTCCCTGGAGGATCCCGCCCCTGGAGATGGGGACGCTCCCAGGGAGAGGGTGGAAAGGGACACTAGGAAGTTTGTGGGGTAATTCAGGCCAAGGCAGACAAGGAATGTGACCAGGCCTGCCTTGGGAGGAGACTTGTGGCTAAGGCTTCATCCAACCTCTAACACAGAAGGACAGCAACTCCCAGTGGCCCAGGACACTAGTTGCAGTCCCTAGGGAGGAGGCTGCATCCTTGTGAGCTCCTGTTCACGCGCGTGTGTGAGGGAGGCTAGCTGTCCACAAAGGAATGAACTCAGAACACAACCTATATCATTCACTGCTCCTGTGAGCCCTTGGCACGGAGGGTATTGTGGATGGCTGGGCGGGCTGGAGCTGGATACCCACAGCAGAGcccaggcatgtgtgtgcctgtgtgtctgctcTGCAGGAGGCCTCAGCTTCGACCTCCGGGTTCCCTCAGGAACCAGGCAGGCCTGCCCTTGCCCAGCTGAACTTGCCCTGCCTGGCAGCAGCCACTGTGACTCAAAGCAGCAGCAGCTCACACCAAACTGGTTCAATGAGAGTAGTGAGCCAGCCCGCCTTGCAGGAGCCAGGGATCATGTCCAGAGCCAAGCTCGGCCCCTTCTGCCTCTCTAGTATTTCTGGTACTCCCAGAacttcccctgcctcctctttccccagGACTCTAGTCGCCGACACCTCCATGTCCCTTTTGCCAAGGGCTCTGGCCAGACCCGAGGCCCATCTCCTCTGACGCTTCGGGAACCAGAGCTAGAGAAGAGGCTCGGAAGCCACTTTGGGCTTGGCCCACCTCACTCCCCCAAACTCAAGGTAAGGATTCCCTTTACTTCTGTCTCAGTGTTCACAACCCCAGCCATGATGGCCTCCAGAGACAGCCAAGACCAGAAACTCCATGAACTGAGAACTGGCAGGGAGCCTCTGATCACAAGCACCTTCGAGAATTCCGACAGGCACAGCTCTGTGCAGAGGCCTCCAAAGAACCAGCTCTGTATGTGACCAATGTGCTGGACCCCATGAGCCTAAactttatttgtttacttgtttatttggttggtttttaaagacacggcttcactgtgtaacagccttggctgtcctggaactagctctatagaccaggctagccttgaactcacagagatctgcttgcttctgcctcctgagtgcccatTAAAGCTGTGCTCACCACCACTCAGCTAggataaattattaatattaaactCCCAGCTTTTGGAAATTACCAGATAATGCGTGAGCCAGGCACAATCTATTCATCCCTGCTTTCCCCGCCAGCCTTCACCCCAGCTATGAGCCCtactgcttcctccatgtctacTTAAGGGTAGAGTGAGGTTTAGAACTCATTTTTTCCCACATTGTTTGGTACCAAAACCAGTTATAAACTTTATGGTGTGTGATGCTTCATAAAATCTCCACTTTGAGCCAAACATTATGGTGCACATTTATAGTCTCAGCACACAGGGGCTGAGGCAAAAGGGTTGCaggttcaaggttagcctgaacTGCATAGTAAGTCcccatctaaaaacaaacaaaaatgcatccATTATATGTCATTGTTACCTGAGACCATGCTTCCTTAAGTCTAGTCCTTGTCCTTACTTGAAGGTTCCTCAATCTGGGGTGTATATCTCAACGGTAGAGGGTTTGCCAAGCATGCAGAAGGCACTGGATTTAATTTACAACTCAAcccaaaacaggtttttttttcttttttctctttctttctttttttctttttgaataaagaaaatcaattcttttttatatttatttatttatttatttattatgtatacaatattctgtctgcgtgtatgcctgcaggccagaagagggcaccagaccccattacagatggttgtgagccaccatgtggttgctgggaattgaactcaggacctttggaagagcaggcagtgctcttaacctctgagccatctctccagccccaagaaaatcAATTCTTAAAGACCATTTTGAAAAACATGACTCTTACTCTGTTCTGAGTGAGGAAACCTCTAGAAGGTGTCATTCTGGTCAGGGAGGTTCCTCAAACCCCTCTACCCAGGGACCTTCCTGCAGACAAAAGTGTAACTTCATTTCCTGGGTAATAACAACCCTTTTCATGCCATGCcaggcacatatatgtatgcgcatgtgcacacacagcctTTCCGGAGCCCGGGCACCAAATGTTGGGGGTGTACCAGGCTGATCACCTTCTCTGGTCTCCCAGGAAGTCACCAAGGCCCATGAGCTGGAGGTCAGACTGCACACATTCAGCATGTTTGGGATGCCCCGTCTACCACCCGAGGACCGGAGATACTGGGAGATAGGAGATGGAGGTGACAGTGGCCTGACCGTGGAAAAGTCCTGGAAGGAGCTGGTGCTTGGACACAAGGTGGGTTTGAAATGGTCTGTGTCCCCAGAGCACATCAGACCCTCCTCCACACGTGCATACATGTATCTCACGTCTGCCCTGGGAAAAGCAAAGGCCTTAGGATACGGCATCTAGAGGGGAAAGCTTTTAAAGATCTTGTTGAAATCCCAGCTCTAGTGAAGTCTTGGTTATGATGGAGGACCTCCCCAAGCCTCACTTGCTTCATATGGAAAATGGGGGGTGATGCCTACCTACAAACTAGAGGGTTGGTTAGGATTAGAAGGTCCTGTGGAGAGGGACCAGAAGCCGGGATCTAGCACTCAACAAATGGCACCTACTCTTATCAGCATTCCCCAAGTGAACCAGCACTGTCCCCCTCAGGAGATGAGCCGGGAGCTTTGCCACCAGCAGGAAGCGCTGTGGGAGCTCCTGACCACGGAGCTGATATTCTTGAGGAAGCTCAAGATCATGACTGATGTGAGCCACCTCCAACTTCAACCTCATCTCCTCCCTACCTGGGTCCTTAGTATTATCCGCCTTCTCCCAGAGCAAAAGGACTGGGATGGGGGACGGGGGCGGGCAAGAAGAGAAGACTGACCCCAACGGGGGTTGGGGAGGGCCTGAAGAAGGGAGACCAGGTGTTGAGCCCCcgtcctccttcctgcctctagctcctggCAGCTGGGCTGCTGAATTTACAACGAGTGGGGCTACTGACTGACGTGAGTGGGaacctggggtgggggagaagggggcGGGTCCACAGCGAGCCCTCCAGGCTGAATTCCACAGCCCCATTTTCTGGGACGCCCCTGATTCCCCTACACTTCCTATTTGCATTAGACCCCCCAGTAGGCAGTAGGCCCCTGCCTCCTCTGGCACCACAGAGGTTGAGGGGCCATTGTCAGGCTCTTCCCTTCCGCCCCAGCCCTGTCACTAAAGCTGAAAGTCCTGTCCCTTCCTGTAACCTGACAAAGGACTGCTACTAAGTCCTACTCATTCCTCCAGGTTTCAGCTGAGACCCTGTTTGGAACCATCCCCAAGCTGATTAGAGCCCACAGGAGCTTTTGGGAGGAGGTCCTGCAACCCGTCCTGGAAGAGACTCGAACCTCTGGCGAGCCTTTGAACCCTGTCAGCTTACAAAATGGTTTCCTGACAGTGAGTATGGGGATACTCAGAAAAAGCAGGATGAAGTCAGCCCAAAAGGATCCACGGGGCACAAAATACAACTCCAAAATACAACCTCCTTCATTCCATCCCACAAGAGGGACCAGTTTCGAAGGTTCTTTGCTCTTTCTGGAGTCccttatgaaatgaaaatatgctTACCTTGCTGGTGGAGGGGAGTGTGCTCTCATCAGCTGTACAATCTTgtatttgctttcctttttctttcttttctctctccccccacgtttttaaggcagggtctgaCAATGttacccaggctgccctcaaattcaagaccttcctgccttaacttcccaGGTGCTATAATAATAAGTGTGCACTTCTTGGcatctataaaatattaattactcCTTTGAGACCCATCAGCAAATAGCTAAGCCGGcgaggtagctcagcagttaagaacactggctggccttgcagaggacctgggtttgtttcccaggaCCTTCAATGTGGCTCACAGCTCTGCTTCAAGGGGACTTGACCTAACCTCTGAGAGAACCCGATAGGCAAAtggcgcacacacatacatgaaaaactcatgcacatcaaataaaataaaaaaaattttaaacgtCTCTTAAAGAATGGTGTCTATGTAAGAAGATGCCTGGGAGGGCTTAGTGGGGGCAGGAGGGGTTGGTGAAAGACCACAGGGGTATTGAGTGTGGAGAGGTAAGAGAGCGAGAGCTGGGCCTGGGTCTGGTCTTTCTTCCACAGTGTTACAGTGTTTCTCGGCAGGAAAAGCTGGGATGGGATACAAAGCAGGGAGGAGGGGCACAGTTTCCTGGGAATCCATTGGCACCTCCTTCCTTCAGAGCAGGGCCTCTGGACAACTTTTAGGTCAGGGAAATTGGAGCCCCAGCGTCCTGAAAACAGTCAGGTTGAATTATTGATGTCAGGAGAGTGCGTCCAGGGTAGCAGGCACAGCCAGTGCCATGGGCAGAATGAACTCCAGGGGTAGCCAGGGCCTGCCTCTCAGGGTGTCCGTTCTTCTCGGGAGCACAAAATGAGGGGTCTGTCAGGAGACGtcctgggaggtagagactggcAGGGGCTTCATTTGGGGGCTGTGTGAGGCTCTCTCCTCAGCCTGCAGCCACACTCTACAGCCAGAGTCGATTCACGACCCACTTCAGCCTGCCCAATATCTGTTCCTCCAGTTTGGCCAGCGGTTCCAGCCGTATGTCCAGTACTGCCTGCGAGTGAAGCAGACCATGGCTTACGCTCGGAAGCAGCAAGACACGAACCCTTTGTTCCACGCTTTCGTGCAGGTGGGGCGCCCTGGAACATGGAGGCTGGAGGGGTTCAACGACACAGCCAGGCCAGGCTTCAGCTGGGTGCAAGGCTGAGGCAGTCCCTGGAGGGGCAGACGGGAGGGTCTCAGCAGGCTCCTgagctctccccctcccttctcccccccctccccgcagTGGTGCGAGAAACACAAGCGCTCCGGAAGGCAGACGCTGGGTGACTTACTCATCAAACCCCACCAGCGCGTCACCAAGTACCCACTGTTGCTGCAGGCTGTGCTCAAGAGAAGCCCTGAGCCCCGAGCCCAAGAGGCCCTGAATGCCATGGTAGGTACTCAGGTGAGGCTACCACCCTTGTGGGGAGGGGGTAAGAACTCTCTCCGGAGATCACTGAAGTCTCATTCCCCACACAGTGCTGACCGACTAGACCTATTTTAGTTGTTGTGACTGCCGCTGGGTGGGCAAGCTGGGCTCAGCTGtgcctccttctgtctctcccatcCCAAGATCGCAGCTGTGGAGTCCTTCCTGCGACATATAAACGGGCAGGTCCGCCAGGGTGAAGAGCTGGAGAGCTTGGTGGCTGCGGCTCAGCGCATTGGACCCTATGAGGTGCTAGAGCCCTCCAACGAGGAGGTGGAGAAGGTGAGGAAAGGGGCTCCAGGTTCCTGGAAAGTAGATGAAGGAAAATCCTGGCCAGCAGAGGACAGAGGCCAACATATTCTGTACCTGAGTGCTATCACTGGGTGCCCATCCATCCTTCCCGTGGAAGGTGCCCCAAGCgtaaatgagaagagaaaagaggggacACTGGGGTATTTGCTGTGGCTACAGGTACAGAAAGGATGGGCTGGTGGCAGCACAAGGAGCCACCCTAGGTTGGGATGGGGAGGCATACCTGCATGGCGTCCTGatcccctttctgcttcctttgtggTCCCTTAGAACCTGCGACCGTTTTCCACCCTGGATCTCATGACTCCTATACTAGGGGTCGCCCCTGAGCACACCAGGCAGCTGCTGTTGGAAGGACCCGTGCGCGTGAAGGAAGGGCGAGAAGGGAAGGTGAGAGCCACGTGAAAGAGGGGAAACGAGGCACGGAAGGACGCGGGATGAGAGGCAACAAGCCGGGAGAGGGGGCttgtgggtaagagcacttgcacCATAGACATGAATGGGGACCTGgagatggagaggtggctgagaagttgagggcacttgctgctcttgcagaggaccacgtttagttcctagcacctgtGTGGCAGCTGGcacctgtctataactccagctcgaGGACCggacacctcttctggccttccaggcactgcatacatgtggtatacagacacatatgcaaAGGCAAAATTCCATACacatcaaatagaaaaataaagacttttcaaAGAAAAGTCAAGGAGCTGTAGGTTACCAAATGGGCTCCAAACCTAAAACCATGAGAACCTAAGTTTGAATTCTTAACACTCACATAAGAAACTGAGCCTATGGCTGCAGAGGCAACTTGGCTGTTAAGGGTGCTTGgtggtctttttttcccccttttcaagacagggtttctctggtagccctggctgctcaggaactcactgtgtagaccagactggcattgaactcacagatatccacctgcctctgcctctccagtgttgggattaaagatgtgcaccaccacagcctgactgCACTTGCTTAtgatcttgcagagaactcaagctcagttctcagcaccgaTTTTCAAGTGGCTTACTACTGCCCGCAACTCCAGCTTGGGGCAGTGATCCAAAACCTCTGGCCGCCGCGGGCACTtttactcacatgcacatacttacactaaaataagataaatgtttaagaaagaaaggaaggaaggaaggaaggaaggaaggaaggaaggaagaagaaagaaagctgggcatggctgctTGCATCTGTAGCCCCAAGGTTGTTGGGTAGGACACACAGATCCTATGAGTTCCATGGCCCATTGACTgcatctcaaaacaataaaatagaaagtgcCAGAGCAAGACACCTAACATCCTGCTCTCTTCTGCACATGGGCAAACTGGTATAAACACCCACACGGTCTGTACATATggcacacatataacacacaacacacacaaggcAGCAATGGAAGAAAGTATGGTGGGGTGGGCAAAAGGACATGGTTTTGATTCTGCCTGCACATCAGTCGTTTGCATGACCTTGGGGCAGCCCTCTTCCCTGCCTACAAATCAAGAGACGGGACCAAGGCAATGCCCTCCCAGCTGTAGCACTCCGTAGCTCTGCCCCTGTCCTTCTGCTCATAGGCATCAGCCAGTGAGCCAGGATCCCAGACCAGCCACTTCCCATCCCCAGATCCCCAGATCCCAGCAGGGTAGACTgaccctgcctctttctcctacaGTTGGACGTGTACCTGTTCCTCTTCTCTGATGTGCTCCTGGTCACCAAGCGCAGGGCAGACAGAGCCAAGGTCATCCGGCCCCCTCTCATGCTGGAGAAACTGGTGTGCCGACCACTACGAGATCCCCGTATGTCTCTTCTACCAGAGGAGGGAGGGTCAGGATTGGGGTCGGATGAGGCCCAGTCCTTACAGCAGGGCTTCTTGTCCATGCAGACAGCTTCCTGCTGATCCACCTCACTGAATTCCAGTGTGCCTCCAGCGCCCTCACTGTGCACTGTCCCAGCTCAACCGATCGCACGCGGTGGCTGGAGAAGACCCTGCAGGCTCAGGTAGGTGGCCGCCTTGGAGAAGGGTGAGCATGTGCCCCTGGAGCTCAGAGGGGTGAAGGAGGGCAGAGAGGCTGGGCTAAGTGCAGGTGCAGACTTGACCAGACTTGGGTGCCTTCAAGAGGAGGACAGAGCCCAAGAAAGCCCACAGCCAGCTACTGAGCTCGCTATTGGGGTACACCCTAGTGGTCTGACTACAATGGAATGGTGAATTTCCAAACTTCATCTTCTTTCTGTTCAGGCACCCAGGGGGCACTTTCTGGGGACAGGCACTAGGGCTAGGTGCCAGGGAAAAGAATGAACCCAGCATTCCTGCCCTCCAGAAATCTGTGCCGCAGCTCATTAGAGTAATCAGAGTACAAATAGCAAAGTAAATACGCAGAAGACGGCAACAGAGAAAGGGGCCAAGCCTTCTGTCCCACCTGTCTGCTGGACAAGCCATGGTGCCTAGGGAGATTAGGGGGTGAAGCCATGACACCAGACCGACAATGGAGCACTGGGGGAGACACAGGAGTATGTCAGGGGAGCAAAGGAAGGAGGGGATGccaaatatacaaaaatccagaAATAGGAAACAGTCACATGTGTTAAGAGAACCAGAGCTGGGAAGGCATCAAGTTGGTCAATCTCTCACTTTAAAGGCAGGGATCAGGACTGGCTCAAGGTTATACAAACTCTAGAGTTCAGCTGAGACCATGCAGGACCACGTCATGTCCTCTTTGGCTGTGTGCCACACTTTCTCCCATcgccaccctgtgtgtgtgtgtgtgtgtgtgtgtgtgtgtgtgtgtctgtctgtctgtctgtctgtctgcctgtgtgtgtgtctgcctgcatgtctgtctgtctgtctgtgtgtctgcctgcatgtctgtctgtgtgtgtgtcatgtattGTATTATGAGTGTGGTGTATGCACATGactgtgtgggtgggtgcacccgtGTGTGCCTATGCAGGAAAGAGCAGGATGTTTGTTTGACAATGCCAGGACGTGGTGTATAAATGTGAGCACAGGAGGTCATGCCATAGGCCCGTGCTAAGAACTTGAACTTTGTCCCATAGACGATATGGAGCCAGTGGAGGTTTTAAACAGGGTAGTGATGAAGGCAGATCTATGTGATAGAAGCAGGAgtttaaaagaaagagattagTACAGCTGCAATAGTTACTACAAATTCAGTGGCTTAAAACACCTGAAACCAGGCTCAGTGTAGCTCGGTGGGAGAGTGTGTGCTTAGCTTAAATAAGACCCTGGAGTTTATTGAGCCACAGttccacacaaaacaaaacaatccagaaACAGAATTCCTCATCACTTAGGAggccacaagttcaaagccaaagcGTTGACAGAACTAAGCCTCCTCCCCAGGTTCTAGGGCAGGACCTGTGACTCTTCCCAGCTATTGATGGCTTCAGTAACCCTTGACTTGGAGCAGCACCCCAATCCCCCATCTCTGGCTTTCCCCTCTGAATACCAGTGTCCaaatttccctccctttctcatgAAGACAGCAGATATGCACTGCAGAATCCAGCAGAAGTACAGAACACACCTCCTGAGGTCACCACCTTTGGTCCTTTCACATCTCAGAGCCCCCCTCCCCGACTAAGGGCAGGCACATCTGTGGCGGCTGGGGGTTAGGTTTCCGACCTCGCTTCCTCCAGGCTGCTGGTCAACCCACTGTGGGAGCAGAATGGCAAAGAGAGATGGAGATTTGAGAGGCTccatatttttgtcttattggttggCAGAGCTGGGCCTCAAACTGAGGCTCTTTCCTACTCCACAAAGTACGTGACCTctgagctccatcctcagccACAGGGAGTAATAtgtacatttgtttgtgtggcggtgggcacatgtatgtgcatgtatgtgcatgtatgtgcatgtatgtgcgtgtatgtgcgtgtatgtgtgtatgtgcatgtatgtgcatagtTTTACTTGCATCACCACATCTGAGAACATTCTTTTATCACCGGGTCCTCTaaaatttctcccttcctttggtTCCCACTCTCAGCACAACCCTTCTCCCACATTCTCCTTCTGGAACATCTGGGAGCCAGTGAAACTTACTGGTGTTCATATCCTGAATAACAACCCTGATAGTCTCTGCGGGGTGACCAAAGGAGCATCACTTCTTCCCTGTGACCGAACTTATAGCAAGGCTCCCCACAACTCAAAGACTGCATCATCTAGAACACCCTCCTGTGGATTACTAtcagtcttcacacacacacacacacacacacacacacacacacgcacacacgcacacatacacacacaccacaagcacAGACAAATACATAtcacgcacatacatatacaccccacaaacacacatataccacaaacacacacacaccacagacacatatCACAAACACACCCCCCtccaaaaacacacacacatatgccacaaaacacacaatacaaacacacatatatcacacatcacacatatacatacacacatataccacaaacacacacatatcataaacatacacactgcaaacacacatacacacacatcacacacatagacacacaccacaaacatatCACAAGCACatagcacaaacacacacccccaccacaaacacacacacacacatatatacgccacaaaacacacacactacaaacacacatatatcacgcatacataaacacacatgtaccacaagcacatacatcacacacacaccaaaacacacacaacaaacacacatatcatgcatgtacatgtagaaggaagcggcaggctgcgtcccaccacccggccgccggctagctttacccaaaataattacacggaaactgtattcttttaaacactgcctggcccattatctgtagcctcttattggttaattctcacatctttctttaacccatatttagtaattcgtgtagcaccacgaggtgtggcttaccaggagagatcttaatctgcgtccatctcggagaggagaagcatggagactcactatggcgactgcctgaagcgtctccccaactctcccagaattctgttctgtttattccgcctacctaattttctgttctcttaaagggccaaggcagttttctttattaataaaccaatgaaagtaacatagacagataactctcctctatcatttcccctttttctgtttaaacaaaaaagaaaggctttaactttaacatagtaaaattacatacatgtaacaagagttatcaagcaagaattacagttacaatatttatatctattttttatcataactaaggaaaactataattaccttattcttcaactccatcaaagactccagaaggatataatattacctaagtaaacaagaaatatgcagctttcaaactctagaaatgagagacaacttgctgcctggacagtcacccaaagttcctctgtaccgttggggcatccatctccagccttcaggcccatagtgtccagcagacttttccatgaagcaggaaattccaaagacagttcagtcactttctgctgtgtcctgcagaatgtctcgcagactctttaatgaatcaggaaccccaaaaggccatctcacctttaggcaagttcagcagtcctctttctgtgggtttcttgtgtccagtttatgcaacagtccaggcaagagcagtttcttgcccaaatggctaacaaactccataagtagcctcttcgatgcccatcttcctctcgaagtagattggtgctgccaggagcagacgtgtctcattgtcatgaaaaaccctaagttattaaaacattaaatgccatattctgcagtctttgaaagatatgaagaatgtctatct includes:
- the Plekhg6 gene encoding pleckstrin homology domain-containing family G member 6 isoform X1 → MQAFGPPNEGPLQGLVASRIETYGGRHSTSAQSPAGNIYPRGGPVLDSSRRHLHVPFAKGSGQTRGPSPLTLREPELEKRLGSHFGLGPPHSPKLKEVTKAHELEVRLHTFSMFGMPRLPPEDRRYWEIGDGGDSGLTVEKSWKELVLGHKEMSRELCHQQEALWELLTTELIFLRKLKIMTDLLAAGLLNLQRVGLLTDVSAETLFGTIPKLIRAHRSFWEEVLQPVLEETRTSGEPLNPVSLQNGFLTFGQRFQPYVQYCLRVKQTMAYARKQQDTNPLFHAFVQWCEKHKRSGRQTLGDLLIKPHQRVTKYPLLLQAVLKRSPEPRAQEALNAMIAAVESFLRHINGQVRQGEELESLVAAAQRIGPYEVLEPSNEEVEKNLRPFSTLDLMTPILGVAPEHTRQLLLEGPVRVKEGREGKLDVYLFLFSDVLLVTKRRADRAKVIRPPLMLEKLVCRPLRDPHSFLLIHLTEFQCASSALTVHCPSSTDRTRWLEKTLQAQATLQRLKAEEYVQQKRELLALYRNQGKESPNTRPSTPSPEDSQSSAEGRTLELNIIPRLVVTEDTDEDAPSMPDDTSDSGYGTLIPSSPKTPRTPLNRLRAKAFRRDPRLTFSTLELRDVPLRPQPPDPQAPQRRSAPDLPDGILRGGSLPRRAPPTWSEEEDETLTTRNVVAETLNRAQRRSPLPQSPTPTDSAGESPWESSDEEEGFLSPGLRPRPLQAEDVLREIREELASQRIEGASEPGDGKPRKLTRAQLQRMRGTHIIQLDTPLSTSEV
- the Plekhg6 gene encoding pleckstrin homology domain-containing family G member 6 isoform X2 — translated: MSRELCHQQEALWELLTTELIFLRKLKIMTDLLAAGLLNLQRVGLLTDVSAETLFGTIPKLIRAHRSFWEEVLQPVLEETRTSGEPLNPVSLQNGFLTFGQRFQPYVQYCLRVKQTMAYARKQQDTNPLFHAFVQWCEKHKRSGRQTLGDLLIKPHQRVTKYPLLLQAVLKRSPEPRAQEALNAMIAAVESFLRHINGQVRQGEELESLVAAAQRIGPYEVLEPSNEEVEKNLRPFSTLDLMTPILGVAPEHTRQLLLEGPVRVKEGREGKLDVYLFLFSDVLLVTKRRADRAKVIRPPLMLEKLVCRPLRDPHSFLLIHLTEFQCASSALTVHCPSSTDRTRWLEKTLQAQATLQRLKAEEYVQQKRELLALYRNQGKESPNTRPSTPSPEDSQSSAEGRTLELNIIPRLVVTEDTDEDAPSMPDDTSDSGYGTLIPSSPKTPRTPLNRLRAKAFRRDPRLTFSTLELRDVPLRPQPPDPQAPQRRSAPDLPDGILRGGSLPRRAPPTWSEEEDETLTTRNVVAETLNRAQRRSPLPQSPTPTDSAGESPWESSDEEEGFLSPGLRPRPLQAEDVLREIREELASQRIEGASEPGDGKPRKLTRAQLQRMRGTHIIQLDTPLSTSEV